One part of the Gammaproteobacteria bacterium genome encodes these proteins:
- the hemL gene encoding glutamate-1-semialdehyde 2,1-aminomutase, which translates to MTRSHDLFIAAQTHIPGGVNSPVRAFRGVGGDPVFFKSSKGAYITDEDGKSYVDYVGSWGPMIVGHSHPEVIKAVQDVVANGLGFGAPTAIETVMADKVCELVPSCEMVRMVSSGTEATMSAIRLARGYTGRDKIVKFEGCYHGHADSLLVKAGSGALTLGVPTSPGVPAALAALTITLTYNDIDSVKQAFAEIGKDVACIIVEPVAGNMNCIPPVPGFLEGLREICDEYGSVLILDEVMTGFRVALGGAQQHYGITPDLTTLGKVIGGGLPVGAFGGKREIMEYIAPLGPVYQAGTLSGNPVSMAAGLKTLELVSAPGFHDGLSAAATQLCEGLKTRARAAGIPLTTNQMGGMFGFFFTEEEHVTNFAQVSACDIERFQKFFHLMLDEGVYLAPSAYETGFVSAAHGEAEIAATLDAAEKVFAQL; encoded by the coding sequence ATGACCCGTTCCCACGACCTCTTCATTGCCGCCCAGACCCACATCCCCGGTGGCGTCAATTCGCCGGTGCGCGCCTTCCGTGGGGTGGGCGGTGACCCGGTGTTTTTCAAGTCCAGCAAAGGGGCCTATATCACCGACGAGGACGGCAAAAGCTACGTGGATTACGTCGGTTCCTGGGGGCCGATGATTGTCGGTCACTCGCACCCCGAGGTGATCAAGGCGGTACAGGACGTGGTGGCCAACGGTCTGGGCTTCGGCGCACCCACCGCCATCGAAACGGTAATGGCCGACAAGGTCTGCGAGCTGGTGCCGTCGTGTGAGATGGTGCGCATGGTCAGTTCCGGCACCGAGGCCACCATGAGCGCGATTCGTCTGGCCCGCGGTTACACCGGCCGCGACAAGATTGTGAAATTCGAGGGCTGCTACCACGGCCACGCCGACTCGCTGCTAGTGAAGGCCGGTTCCGGCGCCCTGACCCTGGGCGTGCCGACCTCGCCGGGCGTGCCCGCCGCGTTGGCCGCGCTGACCATCACCCTCACCTACAACGATATCGACTCGGTAAAACAGGCCTTCGCCGAGATCGGCAAGGACGTGGCCTGCATCATCGTCGAGCCGGTGGCCGGCAACATGAACTGCATCCCGCCGGTACCCGGCTTCCTCGAAGGCCTGCGCGAGATCTGCGACGAATACGGCTCCGTGCTGATCCTCGACGAGGTGATGACCGGCTTCCGCGTCGCCCTCGGCGGCGCCCAGCAACACTACGGCATCACCCCCGACCTCACCACCCTGGGCAAGGTCATCGGCGGCGGCCTGCCGGTGGGCGCCTTCGGCGGCAAACGCGAGATCATGGAATACATCGCGCCGCTGGGCCCGGTGTACCAGGCCGGCACTTTGTCGGGCAATCCGGTGTCCATGGCCGCCGGTCTCAAGACCCTGGAACTGGTCTCCGCGCCGGGCTTCCATGACGGCCTCAGCGCTGCGGCCACACAGCTTTGCGAAGGCCTGAAGACCCGCGCCAGGGCGGCCGGCATTCCACTGACCACCAACCAGATGGGCGGCATGTTCGGTTTCTTCTTCACCGAGGAAGAACATGTTACCAACTTCGCCCAGGTCTCGGCCTGCGATATCGAGCGCTTCCAGAAATTCTTCCACCTGATGCTGGACGAAGGGGTGTACCTGGCGCCCTCGGCCTACGAGACCGGTTTTGTCTCCGCGGCCCATGGCGAGGCCGAAATTGCCGCCACCCTGGACGCCGCGGAAAAAGTCTTCGCCCAATTGTAA
- a CDS encoding DNA cytosine methyltransferase, producing MPRSSSKPLTFIDAFAGCGGLSLGLMQAGWTGRFAVERDKFAFATLKANLLAKNSPHKYVWPRWLPKEPIGIVELISQYREKLEAFAGTVDVLVGGPPCQGFSSAGRRQHDDPRNQLFTSYLNLVDIIKPKAVLIENVRGFTLDFSADEEIKNFSQTLKAQLSGAYTVHEQLLDLSIFGVPQARTRYFVLAFRSELNVPDPFAHLQSSLPSFLRSLRLSVPVSSSAAISDLEVSRSGTQPSSESKGFEETRYAGPLTRYQKLMNSGCKVPADLRLARHSVNITDRFKQIIELSHAEGRLNTSIGTEMRARFGLKKMALRVLDPDRPSPTITSMPDDLLHYSEPRTLTVRENARLQTFPDWYSFQGKYTTGGHLRKQEVPRFTQVANAVPPLVARAIGETLTDLLRNKPTTAGASDRKVCSLLHGVQQGAEVRA from the coding sequence ATGCCGCGATCTTCCTCCAAGCCACTGACGTTCATCGACGCCTTCGCGGGGTGTGGTGGTCTGTCCCTCGGACTGATGCAAGCGGGCTGGACCGGCCGCTTTGCGGTCGAGCGCGACAAGTTCGCCTTCGCCACTCTGAAGGCGAACTTGCTGGCAAAGAATTCGCCTCACAAGTACGTCTGGCCACGCTGGCTCCCCAAAGAGCCAATAGGCATCGTCGAACTCATCAGCCAGTACCGAGAGAAGCTCGAAGCATTCGCGGGCACCGTCGATGTGCTGGTCGGCGGGCCGCCGTGCCAGGGCTTCTCCAGCGCGGGCCGGCGACAGCATGATGATCCGCGTAATCAGCTGTTTACCTCTTATTTGAATTTGGTCGACATCATCAAGCCCAAGGCGGTCTTGATCGAGAACGTCCGGGGGTTCACTCTCGATTTCAGCGCTGACGAAGAGATCAAGAACTTTTCGCAGACGCTCAAAGCACAACTATCTGGCGCGTACACAGTCCATGAGCAGTTGCTCGACCTATCAATCTTCGGCGTACCGCAGGCGCGTACGCGCTACTTCGTTCTCGCTTTTCGCTCTGAATTGAATGTTCCTGATCCATTTGCTCATCTTCAAAGTAGCCTACCTTCTTTCTTGCGTTCGTTGCGCCTATCAGTCCCAGTCTCGTCTTCGGCAGCAATTTCAGATCTTGAGGTCAGTCGCAGCGGCACTCAACCATCCTCGGAGAGCAAGGGTTTCGAAGAGACTCGGTATGCCGGCCCTCTCACCCGCTACCAAAAGCTGATGAACTCAGGGTGTAAAGTTCCCGCTGACCTGCGTCTGGCACGTCACTCCGTGAACATTACTGATCGCTTCAAACAAATAATCGAGCTGAGCCACGCCGAAGGCCGACTTAACACCAGCATTGGCACTGAAATGCGCGCGCGTTTCGGCCTTAAGAAGATGGCACTGCGGGTACTCGATCCTGATCGCCCGTCGCCAACAATCACAAGCATGCCAGATGATCTACTGCATTATTCAGAGCCGCGTACGCTGACGGTTCGCGAGAACGCACGGCTGCAGACCTTTCCAGACTGGTACTCATTCCAGGGCAAGTACACGACCGGTGGTCACCTTCGAAAACAAGAAGTGCCTCGCTTCACGCAAGTGGCCAACGCGGTACCGCCGCTTGTGGCGCGCGCGATTGGCGAGACGTTGACAGATCTGCTCAGAAACAAGCCTACGACAGCGGGCGCGAGTGATCGCAAGGTCTGCTCACTGTTGCATGGCGTCCAGCAGGGCGCGGAAGTCCGCGCGTAG
- a CDS encoding SGNH/GDSL hydrolase family protein, translating to MTNAKWIFGLLTACLIWPATAIAIPYSNLYVFGDSLSDTGNMYAATGGILPPAPYYDQGRSSNGPLWVEQLSPRLGLPYQQSTNYSWLGAGTGYNNAWDLDGPAGVDFWGLSDEINYFLTSTGGMADPNALYVVWAGPNDFISITDPTQIPAAIANGVNNIATAVATLNAIGAQHFLVPNMPDLGLTPRASAFGLSESLSAVTTAYNGYLDIALMSLGLDIITPDTAGLIRDIAADPFAYGLTNASDACFNELILYAGGVPTICADPQNYLFWDTLHPTTAGHTLMANLFAEALGVPEPDTYVLLLFGLTIVVGMRVKKNQLSTLSLA from the coding sequence ATGACGAACGCGAAATGGATTTTCGGCTTGCTAACCGCGTGCCTGATTTGGCCGGCGACTGCCATTGCCATACCGTATAGCAATCTCTACGTGTTTGGCGATAGCCTCTCAGACACAGGAAATATGTATGCCGCCACCGGCGGTATCCTGCCGCCAGCTCCTTATTATGACCAAGGACGCTCGTCAAACGGGCCGCTCTGGGTTGAACAGTTGTCACCACGCCTTGGGTTGCCGTACCAACAATCGACGAACTATTCATGGCTTGGCGCCGGCACGGGTTATAACAATGCCTGGGATCTCGATGGGCCAGCGGGTGTGGATTTCTGGGGACTGTCAGATGAGATCAATTATTTTCTGACATCGACCGGCGGTATGGCAGATCCCAATGCCCTCTATGTTGTGTGGGCCGGCCCCAATGATTTCATATCGATCACGGATCCCACGCAGATACCAGCAGCGATTGCTAATGGTGTCAACAATATTGCCACCGCGGTTGCAACACTGAATGCCATCGGCGCTCAACACTTTCTGGTGCCCAACATGCCCGATCTGGGTTTGACGCCCCGGGCGAGTGCCTTTGGGTTATCGGAGTCGTTGAGTGCGGTAACCACAGCCTATAACGGGTACCTGGATATAGCCCTTATGTCACTGGGTTTGGATATCATCACGCCTGATACCGCGGGGTTGATTCGTGATATCGCGGCGGATCCATTTGCGTACGGACTGACCAATGCCAGCGATGCGTGTTTCAATGAATTGATACTGTATGCCGGTGGTGTCCCTACTATTTGTGCCGATCCCCAAAACTATCTGTTCTGGGATACCCTGCACCCCACGACGGCTGGCCATACCCTGATGGCGAATTTGTTTGCCGAAGCGCTTGGTGTACCGGAACCCGATACTTATGTGTTGTTATTGTTTGGTCTGACGATTGTTGTTGGCATGAGGGTGAAGAAAAACCAACTTTCGACGCTATCCCTAGCCTAG
- a CDS encoding peptidoglycan-binding domain-containing protein, with product MSQGVFAADDKGQFALRGAGLLPCAIYVKEREAKSEAYLMTAGWIDGFITGSNQYSPETYDLLSFETTELLTAILDKHCIANPKDRVFAVLKSLFQKLHQDRLQTLSEKTEVAVGDRKTSLYVEVLKRIQKTLTAKGLYKGKVNGSYDQSTIDAMKAFQRSVKLEPTGFPDQVTLWRLLRSDD from the coding sequence ATGTCTCAGGGGGTCTTTGCCGCGGACGACAAAGGGCAATTTGCGCTTCGTGGTGCCGGGCTACTTCCCTGTGCCATTTATGTGAAAGAACGTGAGGCAAAATCAGAGGCCTATCTGATGACAGCCGGATGGATTGACGGCTTCATCACCGGTTCAAACCAGTATTCACCGGAAACCTACGATCTACTGTCGTTTGAAACCACGGAACTGCTGACGGCTATTCTCGACAAACATTGCATAGCCAATCCAAAGGACCGGGTGTTTGCCGTACTGAAAAGCCTGTTTCAGAAGTTGCACCAGGATCGTTTGCAAACGCTTTCAGAAAAGACGGAAGTGGCCGTCGGTGATCGAAAGACCTCACTTTATGTGGAAGTCCTTAAGCGCATACAAAAGACCCTTACCGCCAAAGGCCTGTACAAGGGGAAGGTCAATGGGAGTTACGATCAATCCACCATTGACGCCATGAAAGCATTCCAGCGTTCAGTGAAACTTGAGCCAACAGGATTCCCCGATCAAGTAACGCTATGGCGTTTACTGCGAAGTGACGACTAA
- a CDS encoding efflux RND transporter permease subunit, producing MWLKALLSNHVLANTSFAVVLLVGSLSYLQLPRAQDPDVNFNWISIVTALPGAAAGDVEKLVTDPLEEAIQKVQDIKFVSSTSREGISDILVRFEDIDERRFDKRINDLRREIQNRANAELPAEAVDPVILEITTSNNFPTATLILTGEANDEVLRKAALNVRKDLERIKGVNSVIEAGFAEPELQVSFDPVLLRNKGVTPAQLADTVRSYFRDVVAGDLHLGQQSWLVRVIGTDADPGYLAGLPIIGVPQQITIGELAQVSWGHDRFTKLSRFNGRPGVTLAVTKQATSNILDLVERINHYQQQKNPVLAQSGLQLTLLDDQTESTREAIDIMQGNALLGLLLVMLITWIFLGAHIAFFIGIGIPFTLAGTFWLLSATGQTLNQNILLGVVIVLGMLVDDAVVVVEAIYYRLQRGAQTLQAALDALAEVFTPVTASVTTTMAAFLPLMLMPGIVGKFMFVVPFVVSVALAISLLEAFWMLPVHLSMSRLDLSSPGRLQRQRSRFNHWLRLKYSRLLVRVLRRPKRSLALVLVLFLAALGAIGSGMVRLEFFAFDPMRAFYINVEMPPGSTLQQTMDTVEAIANKARRHLRDDETRAVSATAGQMFTETAPFFGDNYGQVFISLNPKRGDMREVGEVIDAMRAEVMDTAAPRLITLFKLAKGPPVTKPISIKIRGDNFAELRAATDALREIMRGMPAVRDIADNDSPGKHELKLQLDTDAVHRSGLAPAAVANTVRLLFDGDVVASMQYESERVEVRVQAQRSSLQSIDQLLATPLALPQGGEIPLGELVSAETGLTRSNIRHHNFRRAISLEADLDKSQMDTLEANRLILQDWEKIRHQHPRVDLDYSGELEDIQESLDSMLVLFLFGIGLIYLIIGTQFKSYWQPLMILATVPLAFTGVTFGLIATGNPLSMFTLYGVVALVGIAVNAAIVMIDAANRRLNAGMSVLHATIYAARRRVVPIIITSLTTIAGLFSLAAGLAGESLIWGPVASAIVWGLAFSTVLTLFVIPLLYRAFMRLPVSHRMTE from the coding sequence ATGTGGCTTAAGGCCTTGCTGAGTAACCATGTGTTGGCCAACACCAGCTTCGCGGTGGTGTTGCTGGTCGGCAGCCTGAGTTATCTGCAACTGCCGCGGGCCCAGGACCCTGACGTCAATTTCAACTGGATCAGCATCGTCACCGCGCTGCCGGGCGCCGCCGCAGGCGATGTGGAAAAGCTGGTCACCGATCCGCTGGAAGAGGCCATCCAGAAAGTGCAGGACATCAAGTTTGTCTCCAGCACCAGTCGCGAGGGTATCTCCGACATCCTGGTGCGCTTTGAAGATATCGATGAGCGCCGCTTCGACAAGCGCATCAACGACCTGCGCCGCGAGATCCAGAACCGCGCCAATGCGGAGCTGCCGGCCGAGGCCGTGGATCCGGTGATCCTGGAGATCACCACCTCCAATAATTTTCCCACCGCCACCCTGATCCTCACCGGCGAGGCCAATGACGAGGTGCTGCGCAAGGCGGCGCTGAACGTGCGCAAGGACCTGGAACGCATCAAGGGGGTGAACAGCGTGATCGAGGCCGGTTTTGCCGAGCCGGAATTACAGGTCAGCTTCGATCCCGTCCTGCTGCGCAACAAGGGCGTTACTCCCGCCCAGCTTGCCGATACCGTGCGCAGCTATTTTCGGGACGTGGTCGCCGGCGACCTGCACCTGGGCCAACAATCCTGGTTAGTGCGGGTGATCGGCACCGATGCCGACCCAGGCTACCTGGCCGGCCTGCCGATCATCGGCGTGCCGCAGCAGATCACCATCGGCGAACTCGCCCAGGTCAGCTGGGGGCACGACCGATTCACCAAGCTATCGCGCTTCAATGGCCGGCCCGGGGTCACGCTTGCCGTCACCAAGCAGGCCACCAGCAATATTCTCGATCTGGTTGAGCGCATCAACCACTACCAGCAACAGAAAAACCCTGTGCTGGCGCAGTCCGGCCTACAGCTCACCCTGCTCGACGACCAGACCGAAAGCACCCGCGAGGCGATCGATATCATGCAGGGCAATGCCCTGCTCGGCCTGCTGCTGGTGATGCTGATCACCTGGATATTTCTCGGTGCGCACATCGCCTTTTTTATCGGCATCGGCATCCCCTTCACCCTCGCCGGCACCTTCTGGTTGCTCAGCGCGACGGGCCAGACCCTGAATCAGAATATCCTGCTGGGGGTGGTCATCGTGCTCGGCATGCTGGTGGATGACGCGGTGGTGGTGGTGGAGGCCATCTACTACCGCCTGCAGCGTGGCGCGCAGACCCTGCAGGCCGCGCTGGATGCCCTGGCCGAGGTCTTCACCCCGGTGACCGCCTCGGTCACCACCACCATGGCGGCCTTTTTGCCGTTGATGCTGATGCCCGGCATTGTTGGCAAGTTCATGTTCGTGGTGCCGTTTGTGGTCTCCGTGGCGCTGGCCATCAGCCTGCTGGAGGCCTTCTGGATGCTGCCCGTGCACCTCTCCATGAGCAGGCTGGACCTGTCATCACCGGGTAGGCTGCAACGTCAGCGCAGCCGCTTCAACCACTGGCTGCGCCTGAAATACAGCCGGCTGCTGGTCCGGGTGTTGCGCCGGCCGAAGCGTTCGCTGGCGCTGGTGCTGGTACTGTTTCTCGCGGCCCTGGGCGCCATCGGCAGCGGCATGGTGCGGCTGGAATTTTTTGCCTTCGACCCGATGCGCGCCTTTTACATCAATGTCGAGATGCCGCCAGGCAGCACCCTGCAACAGACCATGGATACCGTGGAGGCCATCGCCAACAAGGCGCGCCGGCACCTGCGCGACGACGAGACCCGCGCCGTCAGCGCCACCGCCGGGCAGATGTTCACCGAGACCGCGCCGTTTTTTGGCGACAACTATGGCCAGGTCTTCATCAGCCTGAATCCCAAACGCGGCGACATGCGCGAGGTAGGCGAGGTCATCGACGCCATGCGCGCCGAGGTGATGGACACCGCGGCCCCGCGCCTCATCACCCTGTTCAAGCTCGCCAAGGGGCCGCCCGTCACCAAACCCATCAGCATCAAGATACGCGGTGACAACTTTGCCGAACTGCGGGCGGCAACCGATGCCCTGCGCGAGATCATGCGCGGCATGCCAGCGGTGCGGGATATCGCCGACAACGACAGCCCGGGCAAGCATGAGCTCAAACTGCAACTGGATACCGACGCGGTACACCGTAGCGGCCTGGCCCCCGCCGCCGTGGCCAACACCGTGCGCCTGCTGTTTGACGGTGATGTGGTGGCCTCGATGCAATACGAATCGGAACGGGTGGAGGTGCGGGTGCAGGCCCAGCGCAGCAGCCTGCAGAGCATCGATCAATTGCTGGCAACGCCGCTGGCCCTGCCGCAGGGCGGCGAGATACCGCTGGGCGAGCTGGTGTCGGCGGAGACCGGCCTCACCCGCAGCAATATCCGCCACCACAATTTCCGCCGCGCCATCAGCCTGGAGGCCGATCTCGATAAATCACAGATGGATACCCTGGAGGCCAACCGGCTCATCCTGCAGGACTGGGAGAAGATTCGTCACCAGCACCCCCGCGTCGACCTGGACTATTCCGGCGAGCTGGAAGACATCCAGGAGAGCCTGGATTCCATGCTGGTGTTATTCCTGTTCGGGATCGGACTGATCTATCTGATCATCGGCACCCAGTTCAAAAGCTACTGGCAGCCGCTGATGATACTAGCCACCGTGCCGCTGGCCTTCACCGGCGTCACCTTCGGCCTGATCGCCACCGGCAATCCGTTGAGCATGTTCACCCTGTACGGCGTGGTGGCCCTGGTCGGCATCGCGGTGAACGCCGCCATCGTCATGATCGACGCCGCCAACCGGCGGCTGAATGCCGGCATGAGCGTGTTGCATGCAACGATTTATGCCGCACGCCGTCGCGTGGTACCCATCATCATCACCTCGCTGACCACCATCGCCGGCCTGTTCTCACTGGCCGCCGGCCTGGCCGGCGAATCCCTGATCTGGGGACCGGTGGCCTCGGCCATCGTCTGGGGCCTGGCATTCTCCACCGTATTGACACTTTTTGTTATACCTTTGCTGTATCGCGCCTTTATGCGGCTCCCTGTGTCACATAGAATGACGGAATAA
- a CDS encoding sensor histidine kinase, translating to MATKDSLHFDVSTGLKRVLGRELITDDEVAIFELVKNSFDAGADSVQLYFGVGVVVIADNGSGMSYEDLTDKWLFVAYSSKRTDRSADDFRNIAAERRHYAGSKGIGRFSSDRLGEEVVIQSRPRGRAKAVHQLTVDWELFEKDAKEHFEKVPVRYAKQDAFQLPRELRRFESKLKHGTVVTIKRLRRPWPRQRILDLKASLAKLINPFGEETDGFGIHITAPAEVVEDKRLIALHAKKKEKPLPKDLVNGQIGNFIFSTLQDKTTFIRVIIDGEELLTTLTDRGEVIYRIAEPNPYHDLKDAGFRCEIYYLNQSAKITFARRVGLPSTQFGSVFLFRNNFRVYPIGEDGDDWFGFGRRKQQGYARFLGTREIIGRVDVSGTDEDFQEASSRNQGLIETPASSQLRKAVMDHCLKRLEKYVVPVSWKDEADGKTDDLSRLMTDPGRARVSAAVANLVDNEKVRLIEYSKRLVDLINERSSDFETSLVSLRAIAEKASDSKMLARLDEAERRFDDLKKSEADARRVADKALALAETANRRAATAEIEVETERRRAHFLESFVNVDTATILNLHHQVTIYAVDIAQQIENFLTETAGKTSIPRGTVLKTLEQMAFLNRKVMSVTKFAAKANFKLDSEKIETDLAAFIYDYIEQIARTTGSARLRIIAENTHPGIKLCFNPIDASIIVDNLISNARKVRASRIKFVLSQEGKSGLTIHVSDNGRGLTPGTNRSHIFQMGYTTTQGSGLGLYHVRQALGEMGGSIELDDQVEKGLGFVIKIAAKGKKA from the coding sequence TTGGCAACAAAGGACAGTCTACACTTCGACGTCAGCACGGGCCTTAAGCGCGTGCTGGGCCGCGAACTTATCACGGATGACGAGGTTGCGATCTTCGAACTCGTCAAGAACTCCTTCGACGCCGGCGCTGACAGCGTGCAGTTGTACTTCGGCGTCGGCGTGGTCGTCATTGCGGATAATGGCTCCGGCATGTCCTACGAAGACCTCACGGATAAGTGGCTGTTCGTTGCCTATTCGTCCAAGCGCACCGACCGCTCTGCGGACGACTTTCGCAACATCGCCGCGGAGCGTAGGCACTACGCCGGGAGCAAGGGAATCGGACGCTTTTCGTCTGATCGACTGGGTGAGGAGGTTGTCATACAAAGCCGCCCTCGTGGCCGTGCTAAGGCGGTCCATCAGCTGACCGTCGATTGGGAGCTGTTCGAAAAGGACGCCAAGGAGCATTTTGAGAAGGTTCCCGTCCGCTATGCCAAACAGGACGCGTTCCAGCTGCCGCGCGAGTTGCGCAGGTTCGAATCGAAACTCAAGCATGGAACCGTAGTAACCATTAAACGGCTGAGGCGTCCGTGGCCGCGACAGCGCATTCTTGATCTGAAGGCCTCGCTGGCGAAGCTAATCAATCCTTTCGGAGAAGAGACTGACGGCTTTGGTATTCACATCACCGCACCGGCCGAGGTAGTAGAGGACAAACGGCTAATTGCACTCCATGCCAAGAAAAAGGAGAAGCCGCTTCCCAAGGATCTAGTCAACGGCCAGATCGGCAATTTCATCTTCTCTACGCTGCAAGATAAGACAACATTCATTCGGGTTATCATCGACGGTGAGGAACTGCTCACAACGCTCACGGACCGTGGAGAGGTGATCTATCGAATCGCCGAACCGAATCCGTATCACGATCTTAAGGATGCGGGGTTTAGATGCGAGATCTATTACCTCAACCAGTCAGCGAAGATTACATTCGCTCGACGAGTTGGCTTGCCTTCCACACAGTTCGGATCGGTTTTCCTCTTCAGGAATAACTTCCGCGTCTACCCAATCGGCGAAGACGGTGATGACTGGTTTGGGTTTGGTCGCCGTAAGCAGCAGGGTTACGCGCGCTTTCTAGGAACGCGAGAAATCATCGGTCGCGTCGACGTGTCGGGAACGGACGAAGATTTCCAGGAAGCCTCAAGCCGCAACCAGGGGCTGATCGAAACTCCCGCTTCCAGTCAGCTGCGCAAAGCGGTCATGGATCACTGTTTGAAGCGCCTGGAGAAGTACGTTGTCCCGGTGTCTTGGAAGGACGAGGCAGACGGGAAGACAGATGATCTGTCTCGTTTGATGACGGACCCAGGGCGCGCGCGTGTGTCGGCAGCGGTTGCCAATCTCGTTGACAACGAAAAGGTGCGTCTGATCGAGTACAGCAAGCGGCTCGTCGACTTGATCAACGAGCGCTCCAGTGATTTCGAGACATCGCTGGTCAGTCTGCGGGCAATCGCCGAGAAAGCGAGCGACTCGAAAATGCTAGCGCGTCTCGACGAGGCAGAACGCCGATTCGACGATCTAAAGAAGTCTGAGGCCGATGCGCGCCGCGTTGCCGACAAGGCGCTGGCGCTGGCAGAAACTGCAAACCGCCGCGCTGCTACGGCAGAAATAGAGGTGGAAACGGAGCGGCGCCGTGCGCACTTCCTGGAATCCTTCGTTAACGTGGACACCGCCACTATCCTAAACCTGCATCATCAGGTGACGATCTATGCTGTGGACATTGCCCAGCAGATCGAGAACTTCCTGACCGAAACCGCCGGCAAGACATCGATACCGCGCGGTACCGTTCTCAAGACGCTGGAGCAGATGGCCTTTCTCAACAGGAAGGTCATGTCGGTGACGAAGTTCGCGGCGAAGGCTAACTTTAAACTCGACTCAGAAAAGATTGAGACTGACCTCGCCGCGTTCATCTACGACTACATTGAACAGATTGCTCGTACCACGGGCAGCGCCCGGCTGCGGATCATAGCCGAGAATACGCACCCTGGTATAAAGCTATGCTTCAACCCAATCGACGCGTCGATCATTGTTGACAACCTGATCAGCAATGCGAGGAAGGTCAGGGCGTCTCGTATCAAGTTCGTCCTGTCACAAGAGGGTAAGAGTGGCCTAACGATTCATGTGAGTGACAACGGGCGCGGCCTGACTCCAGGCACAAACCGCTCACACATTTTTCAGATGGGGTACACCACCACACAGGGCTCGGGCTTAGGCCTCTATCATGTCCGGCAAGCCCTTGGTGAAATGGGGGGCAGCATCGAACTCGACGATCAAGTGGAGAAAGGCCTGGGCTTTGTCATCAAAATCGCCGCGAAGGGGAAAAAAGCGTGA
- a CDS encoding efflux RND transporter periplasmic adaptor subunit, protein MPTLLFSIASHSVAAAPIPVHVQPFAELAIYPPLSAPATVVSDNHSRLSAELQARIVDIPVQVGDRVEKGALLVRLDGRDFELIQQQEAAALAAVEARLGLADYELQRARALSEQQAVSEQLLKQREAERDALLAERQGRQAAVAQARQQLDKTEIRAPFAALIMERIAQLGELAHPGTALLRIMDTQNLELAARLSPAQTADLAYNEPREEQRHRAPVFVSAGQRYPVSLRRIVPALDTQARTQEARLRFTAQPPLPGAAGRLVWSPIQAHLPAELISQRQGRLGVLVQAGDTARFVPIEGAEIGRPAVAGLEPETAVITEGRYRLNDGDAISVLDTGSAVLP, encoded by the coding sequence GTGCCCACCCTACTATTCTCGATTGCCAGCCATTCCGTGGCCGCCGCGCCCATCCCGGTGCATGTCCAGCCGTTTGCCGAACTGGCCATCTATCCCCCACTCAGTGCCCCGGCCACGGTGGTGAGCGACAACCACAGCCGCCTTAGCGCCGAGCTCCAGGCCCGGATTGTGGACATCCCCGTGCAGGTGGGCGACCGCGTCGAAAAGGGCGCGTTGCTGGTGCGCCTCGATGGCCGGGATTTTGAGCTGATACAGCAACAGGAGGCGGCGGCGCTGGCGGCGGTCGAGGCCAGGCTGGGGCTGGCGGACTACGAACTGCAGCGGGCCCGCGCCCTGTCCGAGCAACAGGCGGTCTCCGAACAGCTGCTCAAGCAGCGCGAGGCCGAGCGCGACGCCCTGCTGGCCGAACGGCAGGGGCGACAGGCCGCCGTCGCCCAGGCCCGCCAACAACTGGACAAGACCGAGATCCGTGCGCCCTTCGCGGCGCTGATCATGGAGCGCATCGCCCAGCTCGGTGAACTGGCCCATCCGGGCACCGCGTTGCTGCGCATCATGGACACCCAAAACCTGGAACTGGCCGCCCGCCTGTCGCCTGCCCAGACCGCTGACCTTGCTTATAATGAACCGCGAGAGGAACAGCGCCATCGCGCGCCGGTGTTTGTGAGCGCAGGGCAGCGCTACCCGGTCAGCCTGCGCCGCATTGTCCCGGCGCTCGATACCCAGGCCCGCACCCAGGAGGCCCGCCTGCGCTTCACCGCGCAACCACCCCTACCCGGCGCCGCCGGCAGGCTGGTGTGGTCACCGATCCAGGCCCACCTGCCGGCCGAGCTGATCAGCCAGCGTCAGGGCAGGCTGGGGGTGTTGGTGCAGGCCGGCGACACGGCCCGCTTCGTGCCTATTGAGGGGGCCGAGATCGGCCGCCCGGCGGTGGCGGGACTGGAGCCGGAGACGGCCGTCATCACCGAGGGCCGTTATCGCCTGAATGACGGCGATGCGATCTCGGTGCTCGACACCGGCAGCGCGGTACTGCCCTGA